CCTTCACCTACAAAACTAAACGAATAAGGGGGAAATTTTGCCAATAAGGCGCACAGTACAGTATACATGTTCAAAAATAAGTATGGTTACTCTGAGGAAAAACACACTTGGAAGTTTCTTGTTATATTACCCATAATTAAATGACACCTGTTTCTTAAATTAGAGGCAACCCTTTAATAAAGTGTAATTGATCAGTTTGGTCCTGATTCATAGATATTCACTGGCTCACAATCATTAAAGCTATTTCTAACTAACCTGTAATATAATGCATGAAATCAAATCCACCACATACTTGTTTATATCTAGTGTCATTCCCTTCTGTGATCTCTCAAAGCCCTTCCAGTTTttaattttggtatttttttaatttattcccAATACAAAATTGTAAGTCCTCTAACATACTCTTTCAAGAAGGTCCATTCAACTGAACAGGAAAACTACTTCAGAGAAGCATGTATGTATATCCTGCAAGTGATATAATCTTTCGTACCAGATTGAGCCCCCACTTTTCTGTTGTGGGAGCCTATTTTACATTCTAACAGAGTGGCAATTGTTCCTGGTATAAGTGGTCAACTACACAAGTGTTCTAGCAGCATACAGTAACTCTAATGCCCAAAATCTATTTTTCACACTACTTCCCTCATAAAGTCTCTATGGATCCATCTCTCATAGTCATCCAATCCCTTACTCAAATCCACAGGAAAAGGAAGTTTCAATACTAACCTAGGAAACTATAAGTATACTGGACATAATCCATACACAAAATATAATTAACTGTTAATATACAATTAAGATAGCATAAAATTGACTGATGCTCTAATGATTTAGAACCTGAATAGTGATTTAACAAATTTGGAAGAGGTCAGCAGACAGGAGCTCATCAAATGGTCTTCGTTTAACAACACAGACTATAAGCCTATTCTCACCTTTCTGACATCAACTGTTCCAAATCAATGCCCTCCCTCTGCTGATATTCCTTTAAAAGTTTGTGTGCATGATCTGTATCAAGGTAGCCAGTGTAGTCTTCCTCATCCACAACACTGATGTAATAGGACTGGAATCTGGGACAAGAGGTAGGCATTACTATCCCATCTCCACATGGTACTGGCTTATGTAAGGAATCAGAGATATCTGTAGTTTCTGACAGGCTAAGTCCTTGAAATTGAGATGCACACTCTGTGGCTGTGGACAAGGAGGAACTGCTCACTGTGGTTAAGCCAAGTAGGTGACTGGTGGTTCGCACAGGACGTTCTGTTTCATCCCAAATTCCCCAGTCATCTGCTCCATCGCACCAATCCTTTGTTGCAAAGTTATTCTCTTGTTTCTGAGAATAAAAAGGACAATTTTCAAGTGCTGTGTCCCTAAGATATTTCACACATATTTTTATTGACACAAATGAAGGAACTAAGTTTCTCAATTTAATGCTTAATTTAATTTTTCCCCCAATGCTAGATACTGACCCTAAAATTGCCCAAAACAAAGAGAAACGTGCAAAACAAGTGTATAACATGCAAAGATTTATCTGTGGAATAAGATATATTATaactttaatatttaaaagtTGACTTCTTGTGGAAGGTGGAACAAAGGTAGGACTTACTACATAATTATGGTTCACCATTTctgtcaaaaaaaacaaaaaaaaccccaaacaatctGCTTCATTTATTGCCAACTCAAATTAATCAATAACTGTACAAACAGATTTCAAGTCTATCAGTACAAAAACCATACATTTTTTATTCTCACCCAcccatagttaaaaaaaaaaagttgtaatcGGGAAAAAAAATATCAGCTGTGAAGAAACTATACATTTTGTTTGAGGTTCCTAAATATTACACTCTATATATCGCACTTAAAAAGAAATCATACTTGCAAGTAATACCTGCTTTAATTTGCAATCTTGTGTTTCTTTTCCTTGCATCTGCAAATACTGGGAACGTAACACTTTCCAGCTAAAGTGAAAAATAAGAAAGTGACACGTAAGAAAAACAAGTAATTAACGTGATAAAGGCAAAAGAAAATAAGAGGATTCattttttgtattacagtagcaccctcccccacccagaagACTCAGAAGAGAAACGTAAACCATATACATACCTTTCTGATTTTCCCCAGCAGCCTTTCACAGCACAAGCAAATATATTAATGACACGGTGGAATAGTGAGCCTTCAAGGGGGCAATATATCTGCACTATGTGCATCAGGATGGCACCGCAGATCCCACAAGAAGGATAAGTCATAGTTACTGAAGGGGCACAATTCTAGGAGACACAAAACAGTGGCCTTGATTAAGGATGATTTCAAGATGCACTGCACAGTGTTATTTAATGAACTTAAACCTGCTAAGGCAGGGATATGAGAAAGGGATATAAAAttatggtatggagaaagtgaatatggaagtgttatttacctcttcacataacacacgaaccaaaggtcacccaatgaacttaacaggcagcaggtttacaacaaacataaggaagtacttcttcacacaacacacagtcaacctgtggaactcattgtgagaggaagttgtgaaggtcaaaagaataactgggttcaaagaagaattaggtAGGTTCATGGAGAATAGCTCCATCAGTGACTattattagccaaaatggtcaggggcacaactccatgctctgggtatccctaactttctgacagccagaagctgagactggacaacagaggatggattaCTCAGTAAGTGCCCTACTCTGTTCACTTCCCTCAGacgcatctggcactggccactgtgggaagctaGGCTAGGTAGCCCAtaggtctgacccactatggcctgACTTAACGTGGCTATGCAAAAACCCTTCAAATACCAGCCCGTGCTGCCAGCCAGGCCGAGACAGGGGCCAGGCGCATCTCGGAGAACTGAGCATGTACAATCACTGGAGAAAGCTGGGGTCTCCAGCAGCCTTTTGACATCCCCGGCTAAGCTCGTCACAGCGAACTTGAGGCTCAGCTCCTGCGGCGAGCTGGGTGGGCAGAGGCCGGTGCGTGCCGCGGGCTCTCTGGGACTCGCCCCAGGCAGAGGTAAGTGCAGGATGCGGGGGTAAAACGCCAGCAGCGTTGGCGCTGAGCCGCTGCCCGGCAGGGGCCGCCGCGCGCTGGATGTTACCGGCGGTTCGCTCGGCTGTTGCGCTACGAAGCCGCCCAAGCCTCCACCGCCCGCAGCGACCCGGGCTGGCCCCGGCAGTGGCCGCTCCGCTACCGGCCCGCGAGCCCGCCCTCCCCCGTCGGGCACCCGCGGCCCCCTTACCGGGGAGCCGCCCAGCTTGCTGCTGGCCCACGACGGCGGCTGCAGGCTGTCCCGGCCGGGGTCCGGGATGGCGGCGTCGCGGAGACCCAGCAGCACGCGGGGCCCCGGAGGGCGGCAGGCAGAGGCGGCCATGCCGGCCTGCGGGAAAGGGGGACCCGAGCGCGTCGTGCCACGTGACTAAGGCAGCCGAGAGGGGACAAATGCAGGCAAGGGAACGTTCCTCCCCGGAGTCGGAGCGCCGGGTTGGGGATTGCGCGAAGCCGCCCTCCGGCTCGCTCCCGGCAGCCCGTGCGCGGCGGGCGCAGGCCGCTTGGCGGCTGCTGCAGTAatccggggggggcgggggggggctgtgcgcACCTCGGATTGGCGGGCGCGCCTGGCCGGCTGATGGGGCCTGCGGCCCCGCCCCGCGGGCTGCCGAATGGACCGCCCCCTCCCGGCCAGCCCCGCAACGCTGCTGCCCCGGGCTCCTGCAGGCGCTGGCGGCGCGCCGCGGGCACCGCGCCGGGCCCGACGGCCGCCCTGCCGCTGCGCTGGCGTGCGCTCCATGTCGGGCTGCAAGTGAGATTTTCGTCCGAGGAGGCGGAGGGGTCAGTGGATCTACCACGGGGCGGGTCAATGCCTCCCTTGcggctgtgtcagtcccaggctattagagaggcgaggggggtgagggaagggggttGTCATCGTCAGCTTTATGATTGCAGGAAACCCACCATCCTCGCCCCACcccgctcactccacccccctcctctgttgctggctccccccccccctccggctcactcgctcggggctggggcaggaggttggggggcaggagggagggtgggctctgggctagggggttgaggtgcaggagagggctctgggctgtggccaagggtttggagtgcgggagcgggctcagggcaggggcacggggttggggtgcaggcccAGGAGGGAGgttaggtgtgggagggggctcagggctggggcaaagagTTGGGCGTGAGAGAGGGTTTAGAGCGTGGGCGGcgctcaggcagctcccggaggCGGTGGCATGTCACTCCTAGGCAAAgggggggccagggggctctgtgctttCCCACACCCcaaggcaccgcccctgcagctcccattggctgtggttcctggccagtgggagctgcggagccggcgctCAGGGTGGTACCTGTGCTGTGGGCAGGGGTAGCATGTGaagcccccctggctgcccctgcactTAGGAGCCGGCGGGACATGCAGGCCCCTTCCAGGAGCCCTTTCAgtgtcccttttcaaccaggcgtgccagtcgaaaaccggatgcctgacAACCCCATGAGGGAatagttggtccagtaaaagatatttactcactcaccttgtctctcagcGCAAAAAGAAAGATACTGCATCAACAAAGAGCCCCAAAGAAATCTGATATGACTAATGCAATTAAATTTTACATTGGTGCAGGCGCTTAACAGTAAAAAGCCCTTAAGATTATTTATCTCACACTTTAATGtgctttatttccccccccccatattatCTTTTTTCACATAATCTCAGAATTTCCCATCAGTCTAGGTTTCACTGAGGCAATAGAATAAGAACTTCAAAAAGTGAAGAGTTAACAGTTATGTATATAACATTTATAGGAAAAGGGGCTAAACAATAAAAAAGTGATTGTAGGTATTCAAtgtatatttatatgtatttataaatgatctggaaaaaggggtaaacagagaggtggctaaatttggagatgatacaaaattactcaagatagctaaatccaaagtagactgtgaagagttacaaagggatctcacaaaactgggtgacgggacaacaaaatggccaataaatgcaaagtaatgcacattggaaaacataattccaactatacatacaaaatgatggcctaaattagctgttacccatcaagaaagagatgttggagtcattgagaatagtcctctgaaaacatctgctcaatgtgcagcagccaaGAAAGCtgacaatgttaggaaccattaggaaagggacaaataataagacaggaaatatcataatggcactatataaaGCGATGGTATACCCACACCTAGAATACCGCAGGCT
This genomic stretch from Lepidochelys kempii isolate rLepKem1 chromosome 12, rLepKem1.hap2, whole genome shotgun sequence harbors:
- the PDCD2L gene encoding programmed cell death protein 2-like; the protein is MAASACRPPGPRVLLGLRDAAIPDPGRDSLQPPSWASSKLGGSPNCAPSVTMTYPSCGICGAILMHIVQIYCPLEGSLFHRVINIFACAVKGCWGKSESWKVLRSQYLQMQGKETQDCKLKQKQENNFATKDWCDGADDWGIWDETERPVRTTSHLLGLTTVSSSSLSTATECASQFQGLSLSETTDISDSLHKPVPCGDGIVMPTSCPRFQSYYISVVDEEDYTGYLDTDHAHKLLKEYQQREGIDLEQLMSESFVGEGDNEKYEKSEGKNRDHVFHKFMKRISSCHEQILRYSWGGQPLFITCPSSSINEMVPVCNSCGSNRVFEFQLMPALVSMLKSVDADLSVEFGTGIVYTCERSCWPANHQNPLEEFIFIQEDPDQQLFK